In the genome of Wenzhouxiangella sp. XN24, the window GCGGCCGCCTCCTCCCTCGAGGACCAGGCCCATGGTCTCGCCCAGGCCGTCTCCGTGTTCCGCATCGACGACGCCAAGCTCTCCGGCATCGCCGCGCCGCGCAGCACGCCGGCGAAGGCGCCCGCGCCCAAGGCGAGCGCCGCCAAGAGCCATGGCGCTGCGCCCAAGCGCGCCGAGCCCGCCGAAGCAGGGGAGGAATGGGCTGAGTTCTAGGTACATCAACGCCGTCTAAAGAAACGCCGGCAACTGCCGACTTAACTAGTACGAGCAGGCGCTCTCCAGGATTCCGTGAGAACGAGAACAACAATCCGCCGCAACGCTCGCCGGATCGCTTATGGCGGACGCCGCCCCGGCGCACTGACAGGAATTTGCCCACATGGCCGCAGTCGAGCGCGAGTTTGAATTCAGCGACAGGAACTTCGAGGAAGTTCGCCGATTGATCCACGAACACGCGGGCATCTCCCTGCATCCTGGCAAGCGCCACATGGTCTACAGCCGCGTGGCGCGCCGGCTGCGCAATTTCCAGATGACGCGCTTCGACGACTACCTCGACATGCTCAACAACGACGCAGGCGAGTGGCAGCACTTCATCAACTCGCTGACCACTAACCTGACGGCGTTCTTCCGCGAATCGCATCACTTTCCGATCCTGGCGAAGCACGTGCTCGAGCATTGTCGCGGCCGGGACGTCATGCTGTGGTCTTCGGCCTGTTCCACCGGGGAGGAAGCCTGGTCGATGGCCATGACCATGGTGGACGCCTTCGGCACCTTCGAGCCCCCGGTGAAGATCATCGCCACCGACGTGGACACCAACGTGCTGCTGCATGCCGAGGAAGGCGTCTACAGCGCCGACCGGATCGCGGGCATCCCGGAGCAGGACGTGAAACGCTTCTTCCTGCGGGGCAAGGGCGCACGGGAGGGACTGGTACGGATCCGTCCCGAGCTCGCCAGGCTCGTCACTTTCCGGCCGCTCAACCTGCTGGCCGACGAGTGGCCGATCCGTCCCCCGCTGGACGCGATCTTCTGCCGCAACGTCATGATCTATTTCGACAAGCCGACGCAACGGCGGGTGCTGCAGAAATTCGTGCCGATCCTCCGCCCCGAGGGGCTGTTGTTCGCCGGTCATGCCGAGAGCTTCTCGCACGCGATCGACCTGTTCGCCTCCCGCGGCAAGACCGTCTACACCCCGGTGCAGCGGAAATGAAGCCCGCCAAGGCCACTACCACCCCGCCGCTCGGCAGCGCCCTGGTTCCGAACCTCTATTTCGACCGCGATCACGGCACCATGGCGGTCAAGATCCTGCCGGGCGAGTTCTACGTCTCGACCCGCGGCGAGATCATCGTCACCGTGCTCGGGTCCTGCGTCTCCGCGTGCATCCGCGACCGGGATCTGGGCATCGGCGGCATGAACCACTTCATGCTCCCCCACGGCCATCCGGACAGCCGCTGGGGCCAGTGCCTCTCGCAGGCCGCGCGCTACGGCACCTTCGCGATGGAGAGCCTGCTCAACGAGATGTACAAGCTGGGCGCGCGCCGTGAACGCCTGGAGATCAAGGTCGTCGGCGGCGGCAGGGTGCTCGTGCAGATGTCGGATATCGGTTCGCGGAACGCCACTTTCGTGCGCGAATTCCTGCGCACCGAGAAGCTGCCGATCGCCGGCGAGGACCTCGGCGGCGACTGGCCGCGCAAGGTCGTTTACATGCCGGACACGGGGCGCGTGAAGGTCAAGCGGCTGCAGGTGCTGCGCAACGACACGATCATCAAGCGCGAGACGCGCTACCTGGATGAAATCGACCACCTGCCCGACACCGGCAGCGTGGAACTCTTCTGAGGACGTACTGATGCCAGACTCGCCCATCAAGGTACTGATCATCGACGACTCGGCGCTGGTGCGGAAAATCCTGACGCTGATGATGCGCAAGGATCCGGACATCGAGGTCGTCGGCGCCGCGCCCGACCCGATCATCGCGCGTGAGAAGATCAAGGAACTCAACCCGGACGTCCTGACGCTCGACGTCGAGATGCCGCGCATGGACGGCCTGACCTTCCTGCGCAACCTGATGCGCCTGCGCCCCATGCCCGTCGTGATGGTGTCGTCGCTGACGGAGCGCGGCGCGGACGTCACGCTCGAGGCCCTGTCGCTCGGCGTGATCGACTTCATCACCAAGCCCAAGGGCGACCTCGGCAACCAGCTGACCGAACTCGGCGAGGAACTCTGCGCCAAGGTGAAGACGGCGGCGCGCGCCAAGGTGCGCGGCGCCATGCCAGCCGCCTCGTTGTCGGCGGACGCGGTCCTGCCGCCGCCGCGCCGCCGGCACCTGAACACCACCGACAGCCTGATCGCCATCGGCGCCTCCACCGGCGGAACCGAGGCCATCAAGGAAGTGCTGCTCGGCATGCCGCCTGACGCGCCCGGTATCGTCATCGCCCAGCACATCCCGCCCGGCTTCAGCCGCGCCTTCGCGGAGCGCATGGACAAGCTCACCCGCTTGCGGGTCAAGGAAGCGGAGGACGGCGACGTGGTGCTGCAGGGCCATGCCTTCGTCGCCCCAGGCGACCATCACCTGCTGGTCGAACGCTCCGGCGGGCGCTACATCTGCCGCATCAACGACGGCCCGCCGGTGAACCGCCACCGGCCCAGCGTAGACGTCATGTTCCGTTCGATCGCGGACTGTGCGGGCCCCCGCGCCGTGGCCGCGATCCTCACGGGCATGGGCGCCGACGGCGCGAAGGGCCTGCTGGAGCTGCGCGAAGCCGGCGCCCACACCGTCGCCCAGGACGAGGCCACCAGCGTCGTCTGGGGCATGCCGGGCGAAGCCGTCAAGATCGGCGCGGCCGCCGAGGTGCTGCCGCTGGGCAGGATCGCGAATGCCCTGCTCGCGGCGCCGGCCGGCAAAACCGGCGCGGGCAAACATCCCGGCGCCGGCGCTCAAGCTATTGCAGGGTCCGGCCGATAACACTCTCACGTAACACCGCCGAGCGGAATGGACGTCATGCACAGCATCTCTTCTCGTAATTTCATGTTGGTCGCGGCGCTGCTGGCGCTGGCCGTCCTCGGCCTCAGCGTCGGCAACGGCGCCTGGCTGCAGGCCGGCCTGGCCCTCGTCGTGGTCGCCCTGCTCGGTGCGGGGGTGCTCAGCGAAGCCTCCAGCGCCCGCCAGAGCGCCGAACACAGCGAAGCGGTCGCCGAGACCGTGGACGCGGCGCTGGCCGACGAATTGCCCCGAATCAACACCCAGGTGGCGCGCGTCAAGGGACTCATCTCCGACGCGGTCGCCCAGCTGTCCCGCAGTTTCAACAAGATGCACGGGGTGACCCAGGCGCAGGCCGCGTTGCTGCAGAAAGGCCTCAGCGGCGCCGTGGTCGACGAGCGTGCCGATAGCAACGAGCGGACCAGCGAGGCGCTGGAGCGTTTCGTCGATGCGCTGATCCAGTCGAGCCAGCAAAGCGTGCACATGGCCAACGAGACCGAGAAGATGCTCAGCCACCTGCAGGGCATCTTCAAGCTGCTCGAGGACGCGCGCAGCCTGGCCGAACAGACCAATCTCCTGGCGCTGAACGCCAGCATCGAGGCGGCGCGCGCCGGCGAGGCAGGGCGCGGCTTCGCGGTGGTCGCCGACGAGGTCCGCAAGCTGTCGATCCGCTCCGCCGAGTTCAACGAACAGATCCGCGAGCGCGTCACCGACACCAGCGAGGCCGTGGCCCGCGTGCAGCAGAAGGTCAACCAGATGGCCGCTCGCGACATGGGCGAGACGCTGCAGGAAAAGGAACGCATCACCCGCATGATCACCCAGGCGGACGCCGTGCGGGCGCAGTTGCGCGAGGCCATCGCCGAAATGGCGCCGCTCGGCGAGCAGCTCGGCGCCGCGGTCGGCGACGCGGTGCGCTCGCTGCAGTTCGAGGATATCTCCTCGCAGTCGCTGGGCGTCGCGGTGGAAAGCGTGGAGCACCTCGAGGCGCTGCGCGAGCAGCTGAGAAACGGCAAGCCGGCGGAGAAACCCGCGGCCCGGCCGGCGCCGGCGCCGAAGAAACCCAGCGTGGTGGCGATGCCTGCACCCGCCCCGGCTCCCCCGCCGCGGCCGCACGGCCCGGTGTCGCAGACCAGCATGCAGGCCGGCAGCGTCGAATTGTTCTGAATCCGGCGTTGTTCTGAGGATGGCGCTCCCGGGCGCGGCCGTTATGATGGGACGCTGTTCCGTCAGCCCCCGTCGCCGCGCCCATGTCCAGCCCCTCCATGCCGTCCGCAGGCCACG includes:
- a CDS encoding CheR family methyltransferase; translation: MAAVEREFEFSDRNFEEVRRLIHEHAGISLHPGKRHMVYSRVARRLRNFQMTRFDDYLDMLNNDAGEWQHFINSLTTNLTAFFRESHHFPILAKHVLEHCRGRDVMLWSSACSTGEEAWSMAMTMVDAFGTFEPPVKIIATDVDTNVLLHAEEGVYSADRIAGIPEQDVKRFFLRGKGAREGLVRIRPELARLVTFRPLNLLADEWPIRPPLDAIFCRNVMIYFDKPTQRRVLQKFVPILRPEGLLFAGHAESFSHAIDLFASRGKTVYTPVQRK
- a CDS encoding chemotaxis response regulator protein-glutamate methylesterase, producing the protein MPDSPIKVLIIDDSALVRKILTLMMRKDPDIEVVGAAPDPIIAREKIKELNPDVLTLDVEMPRMDGLTFLRNLMRLRPMPVVMVSSLTERGADVTLEALSLGVIDFITKPKGDLGNQLTELGEELCAKVKTAARAKVRGAMPAASLSADAVLPPPRRRHLNTTDSLIAIGASTGGTEAIKEVLLGMPPDAPGIVIAQHIPPGFSRAFAERMDKLTRLRVKEAEDGDVVLQGHAFVAPGDHHLLVERSGGRYICRINDGPPVNRHRPSVDVMFRSIADCAGPRAVAAILTGMGADGAKGLLELREAGAHTVAQDEATSVVWGMPGEAVKIGAAAEVLPLGRIANALLAAPAGKTGAGKHPGAGAQAIAGSGR
- a CDS encoding methyl-accepting chemotaxis protein; the protein is MHSISSRNFMLVAALLALAVLGLSVGNGAWLQAGLALVVVALLGAGVLSEASSARQSAEHSEAVAETVDAALADELPRINTQVARVKGLISDAVAQLSRSFNKMHGVTQAQAALLQKGLSGAVVDERADSNERTSEALERFVDALIQSSQQSVHMANETEKMLSHLQGIFKLLEDARSLAEQTNLLALNASIEAARAGEAGRGFAVVADEVRKLSIRSAEFNEQIRERVTDTSEAVARVQQKVNQMAARDMGETLQEKERITRMITQADAVRAQLREAIAEMAPLGEQLGAAVGDAVRSLQFEDISSQSLGVAVESVEHLEALREQLRNGKPAEKPAARPAPAPKKPSVVAMPAPAPAPPPRPHGPVSQTSMQAGSVELF
- the cheD gene encoding chemoreceptor glutamine deamidase CheD, with the translated sequence MKPAKATTTPPLGSALVPNLYFDRDHGTMAVKILPGEFYVSTRGEIIVTVLGSCVSACIRDRDLGIGGMNHFMLPHGHPDSRWGQCLSQAARYGTFAMESLLNEMYKLGARRERLEIKVVGGGRVLVQMSDIGSRNATFVREFLRTEKLPIAGEDLGGDWPRKVVYMPDTGRVKVKRLQVLRNDTIIKRETRYLDEIDHLPDTGSVELF